The sequence AGCGGAATCGACAGCTCCGCTTCTTCTCTGGTACTCGTCACTTCTTTATAATCAAAAATCGCATCATTCGGAACACCTAGCTTGATTAAATGCTCCCGCATAATATCTGACGTATACGTTTGCCAGCCAACGAGTGCACCAGTGACAATAATCGTATCACTGTATCCTTCATGATAGAGCTTTGCGGCTTCCGCTTCTCTGTCTCCTGTTCCACCACTCAAAACTATTATGGCATCGACCTTTTTCGGTGATTGTTCTAGTACGAGCAACCGATGCAATTGAAAAAAGATAAAGAAAAAAATCACAAGCATAAAAAGCGGTATAATCAAGATCAGCCATTTTTTTATCACGATCGATTCCCCCAGCATGTTACTTTCTCTAATCGTATAGTAAAATCGGCAAAAGAAAAAGCCATTCTAATAGGCTTATGTTCTATTTATATGGTATGATTGAAGCAAATTATGCTGTAATGGGAGGATAATAAATGGGCAAACGTCTTTTATTGTTTTTGTTAACGAATATTCTGGTGATGACTACCATCGTCATTGTCTGGTCTGTCATCACGCAATACACCGGTATTAACGGGTCTTACCGTTTAGGAAACGGCGAAATCGATTATGGAACGCTGATGATCTTCAGTCTGGTAGTCGGCTTCACCGGCTCGTTCATTTCACTTGCTATGTCCCGTTGGATTGCCAAAATGATGATGAAAGTGAAAGTAATCGATCCAAATCGTCCGGCAAATGCAGAAGAACGTATTGTGTATGAAAAAGTAGAACGTCTAGCACGTGCAGCAGGATTACGGCACACTCCGCAAGTCGGCATTTATCAGTCACCGGAAGTCAATGCATTCGCAACCGGCCCATCGAAAAAAAGATCGCTCGTCGCTGTCTCAAGTGGATTATTGCATTCCATGGATGATGATGCCATTGAAGGAGTAATTGCTCACGAAGTAGCACACGTGTCGAATGGCGATATGGTTACGATGACACTCTTGCAGGGAATCGTCAACACGTTCGTTGTCTTTTTCTCTCGAATCATTGCGATCGCTGTCTCTCGTCTCGTTCGTTCGGAGTTACAATGGATCGTCGAATTTGCTGCGATCATCGTATTCCAGATTCTGTTCTCGATTCTCGGCAGTCTCGTCGTCAGTGCGTATTCCCGTCATCGTGAATATCATGCCGACAATGGCGGTGCAGCATTAGCAGGACGTGACAAAATGGCCCACGCCCTACGTTCATTAAAAATGCATGTAGACCGTGCCAATGTCAAAGATTACTCGGATGACTCTGCCGTTCAAACAATGAAAATCAGCAGCAAAAGCAGCTTTTTCTCCTTATTTTCTTCACACCCGCCACTTGATGACCGGATTGCAAAACTGGAGAAATAAAGTTCGGGTATTAGCGCCGTGATAAACAGAAGAAACATCCTCGGACCAAATCACATGTGATTTGGTCTGTTTTTATTAAAGTAGTAATTTCAGAAAAGAGGATCGCCATTGCAAAAAATGACGGAGATGTTAGAACAGTTGGGAATATGGGGACTCATTATTGCAGCATTTACAGAATCAGCTTTTTTTGTTATTCCACCAGACGTATTCCTCATTCCATTATCAGGAACTAATCCATACAGCTCCTTTTGGTTAGCAAGCATTACCGTTTTTTTCTCTATTTTAGGCGCTATGCTCGGTTATCTGCTTGGTTACTATATCGGCAAACCATTATTGCACAGATGGATAAACGAGAAGACTATCACTAAGGCAGAAAGGTTATTCGATAAATACGGGATCATCGCGTTAATTATTGCTGGTATTACACCGATCCCTTTTAAAGTGTTCGCGATTTTAGGCGGTGCTTTAAAAATGTCTTTCCTGCCGTTTCTAATCGGTTCTATCATCGGACGGATCATTCGTTTTTTTCCAATCCCGATTCTTATTTACTTTATTGGGGACGAGGCGAAACATTATATAAACGACCAATCATCTTCTGTCTGGATGATAGCCATGACGCTCCTGCCTCTAGTGACGATATTATTTATCGTGAAAGGGAAGAAAAAGCTTCGATAACTACTTTTTCAGAAAAAAAACAGGAAAGCCCAACCGGATCTAACTCACAAAATAATATACAGTTTCTTATAATATGGATTATGTAAGATTTTGAAATAATTTATGTGCTAGGATACCGCTCCACAATTTATAAGACCGCTAGGACATGATGCACTATCTGCAAGATTTACACCTTAATTGATGAATTACATTGCTTAGCACCACTGCTTCTAGCAGTTCCAATCGTTGTAGTACTTCCCATTAGCGTAGGAAATAGGCGGAGACTTTCGTGGGATCAGTCGTGTGTGAAGACCCCGCAGTGAGCGGTTTCTGCTCGCGAGGAGGCTGAACCCGACCCCACAGGACGCGGAGCCTATTTCCGGAGCTTTGCTATGCACATAATAACTATCAAAATAGCCACAAAGTGAGACAACTGTACTTTACATAATAATCCGTATTATAGGAACGCTGCTTCATGTTCAATATGATTACTGCTGTGACTGCAATTTTATGCTTTCCTACATATAACATAAAAAGAGCAGGGAATTCCCTGCTCTTTTTTCTATTATGAGAAATTCGTATTATTTTGTTTCAAACTGATCGAGCAATGCGCGTACTTCATCGGTTGACTTTGTCTCCATCAATTGATTTCTTAATTCACTAGCCCCGCGAAAGTCACGGACATATATTTTGAAGAAACGACGAAGCGGTTTGAATAGACGCGGCTCTATTTCTGTGTATTTATCATGGAGATCCAAATGCATTCTTAAGAGATCGAGCAATTCCTGACTCGTATGTTCTTTTCGCTCTTTCTCAAAGGCAAATGGATTGGTAAAAATACCTCGTCCTATCATAACGCCATCGACACCATATTTATTCGCTAACTCTAAACCAGTTTGACGGTCAGGGATGTCACCATTGATCGTCAACAAGGTATCTGGCGCCACTTCATCACGAAGTTTCTTAATTTCCGGAATCAGTTCCCAATGCGCATCAACCTTACTCATTTCTTTTTTGGTACGGAGATGAATGGAAAGATTCACGATATCTTGCTCCAACAAGTGTTTGAGCCAGTCGTGCCATTCGTCTACCTCCGTGTAGCCTAGCCTTGTCTTCACGCTTACAGGTAATCCACCTGCTTTTGCTGCTTGGATAAGCTCTGCTGCAACTTCCGGACGTTTGATCAGACCGCATCCCTTTCCGTTTGTTGCCACATTTTGGGCTGGGCATCCCATATTAATATCAATACCGCGAAAACCTTTTTCCGCCATACCGATACTCATTTGTCTAAAAAATTCGGGTTTATCTCCCCATATATGTGCCACCATTGGCTGTTCATCTTCTGTAAAAGTCAAGCGCCCACGTACACTAGCCTCTCCATCCGGATGACAGTAGCTCTCCGTGTTGGTAAACTCGGTGAAAAATACATCCGGTCTGGCTGCTTCACTCACCACATGGCGGAACACCACATCCGTCACATCTTCCATTGGTGCTAGTACAAAGAACGGGCGCGGTAAATCACGCCAAAAATTATCTGTCATATATTCCAATCCTCTCATTGTGTTGCCAGGTCAAACCACTCAAATAGAAGCAAAGATAGCTTTGCTTCTTTTATACTTATACCATGTTTGGTTGCTTTTTATCAATGCTAGTTTCTTTATTTTTAAATAAAAAATAGGAGTAAAGGGAGGAAATGCCGCCAAATATAAGTAAAAAAATACTTTCGAAAACAGTGACCCGCAAGTTTATAAGTTAAATTTAATGTTAAAATAGTGATACAAACCATACTATTTTCCATTGACTTGTAAATAATAGATGAGGTGATTTTTTGGTCCAAGGAGCTATGAATCAAAATACAAAACTAACAAAAGACTGGCTGCAAAATTATGTAGATGACTGGGTAAAGTTTTATTGGA is a genomic window of Gracilibacillus salinarum containing:
- a CDS encoding YqaA family protein, coding for MTEMLEQLGIWGLIIAAFTESAFFVIPPDVFLIPLSGTNPYSSFWLASITVFFSILGAMLGYLLGYYIGKPLLHRWINEKTITKAERLFDKYGIIALIIAGITPIPFKVFAILGGALKMSFLPFLIGSIIGRIIRFFPIPILIYFIGDEAKHYINDQSSSVWMIAMTLLPLVTILFIVKGKKKLR
- a CDS encoding YdcF family protein, whose translation is MIKKWLILIIPLFMLVIFFFIFFQLHRLLVLEQSPKKVDAIIVLSGGTGDREAEAAKLYHEGYSDTIIVTGALVGWQTYTSDIMREHLIKLGVPNDAIFDYKEVTSTREEAELSIPLLRELRVNSLMVVTNKYHSARATWIFERTLKKEEIEVISVPIREDVFDRNWWKQHETRKQGATEALKAVWELFRL
- the htpX gene encoding protease HtpX, whose amino-acid sequence is MGKRLLLFLLTNILVMTTIVIVWSVITQYTGINGSYRLGNGEIDYGTLMIFSLVVGFTGSFISLAMSRWIAKMMMKVKVIDPNRPANAEERIVYEKVERLARAAGLRHTPQVGIYQSPEVNAFATGPSKKRSLVAVSSGLLHSMDDDAIEGVIAHEVAHVSNGDMVTMTLLQGIVNTFVVFFSRIIAIAVSRLVRSELQWIVEFAAIIVFQILFSILGSLVVSAYSRHREYHADNGGAALAGRDKMAHALRSLKMHVDRANVKDYSDDSAVQTMKISSKSSFFSLFSSHPPLDDRIAKLEK
- a CDS encoding tRNA dihydrouridine synthase, translating into MTDNFWRDLPRPFFVLAPMEDVTDVVFRHVVSEAARPDVFFTEFTNTESYCHPDGEASVRGRLTFTEDEQPMVAHIWGDKPEFFRQMSIGMAEKGFRGIDINMGCPAQNVATNGKGCGLIKRPEVAAELIQAAKAGGLPVSVKTRLGYTEVDEWHDWLKHLLEQDIVNLSIHLRTKKEMSKVDAHWELIPEIKKLRDEVAPDTLLTINGDIPDRQTGLELANKYGVDGVMIGRGIFTNPFAFEKERKEHTSQELLDLLRMHLDLHDKYTEIEPRLFKPLRRFFKIYVRDFRGASELRNQLMETKSTDEVRALLDQFETK